In Geminicoccaceae bacterium, a single window of DNA contains:
- a CDS encoding protein phosphatase CheZ, which produces MTAPKHRSGNFDATLAERIAVLKKEHGDLVSIDEIGNVTQALLGSLHGDLTSQDLRVYGELEALARYIYQAKQEISEIRPEEISNEQIPIASIELDAIGVHLEEATGTILDACEAVEAIIPTLEEDPGQKLANAVTKIYEACNFQDLSGQRISKIVNTLQNIETRVDLLLRAFGHRTGKSASKQPAVDNRSEDEKLLNGPQTPAAANTQQDIDALFASFDL; this is translated from the coding sequence ATGACTGCGCCCAAACATCGTTCTGGTAACTTCGATGCAACACTGGCCGAGCGGATCGCCGTGCTCAAGAAGGAGCATGGCGATCTTGTATCCATTGATGAAATCGGCAATGTGACACAAGCGTTGCTCGGCTCGTTGCACGGCGATCTGACATCGCAGGATCTCCGTGTCTATGGCGAGCTGGAGGCCCTTGCGCGCTATATCTACCAGGCCAAGCAGGAAATCAGCGAGATTCGTCCGGAGGAGATTTCCAACGAGCAGATCCCGATCGCCAGCATCGAACTCGATGCGATCGGCGTTCATCTCGAGGAGGCTACCGGAACCATTCTCGACGCCTGTGAAGCCGTCGAAGCGATCATTCCAACGCTTGAAGAAGATCCGGGTCAGAAGTTGGCCAACGCTGTTACCAAGATCTACGAGGCCTGCAATTTTCAGGATCTTAGTGGACAGCGCATCTCGAAGATCGTCAACACGCTGCAAAATATTGAAACGCGGGTTGATCTGCTGTTGCGGGCCTTCGGCCATCGCACGGGCAAAAGCGCATCGAAGCAGCCAGCGGTGGATAACCGGAGCGAGGATGAGAAACTCCTCAACGGGCCACAGACTCCTGCTGCGGCCAACACCCAGCAGGATATCGATGCGTTGTTCGCCAGCTTCGACCTCTAG
- a CDS encoding response regulator, whose product MAVDKNLPILIVDDYKTMLRIVRNLLKQLDFQNIDEATDGSMAFARMKEKKYGLVISDWNMQPKTGLDLLRDVRADDDLKDTPFIMVTAESKTENVIAAKEAGVNNYIVKPFNAETLKGKIASVLGPF is encoded by the coding sequence ATGGCGGTCGACAAGAATTTGCCGATACTCATCGTTGACGACTACAAGACGATGCTGCGTATCGTGCGGAATCTGCTCAAGCAACTGGATTTCCAGAACATAGACGAAGCCACCGATGGCAGCATGGCTTTCGCCAGGATGAAGGAAAAGAAATACGGGCTGGTCATATCGGACTGGAACATGCAGCCGAAGACCGGGCTTGACCTGCTCCGCGACGTCCGCGCCGATGACGATCTCAAGGATACGCCGTTCATCATGGTGACCGCAGAAAGCAAGACGGAAAACGTGATCGCGGCCAAGGAAGCGGGCGTCAACAACTACATCGTCAAACCGTTCAACGCAGAGACGCTCAAGGGCAAGATCGCGAGCGTGCTCGGGCCGTTCTGA
- a CDS encoding transposase, which translates to MGRVEILTGPECRRRRTAREKFAIVRASLEPGAVIADVARRFGVTRQQVYQWRSDFRSGILPAPAEGAAVFAQVALSGGEITDAVSTGAVSETVEVRLHGGRVLVVPLTIERRRLQALIRTVEAS; encoded by the coding sequence TTGGGTCGAGTGGAGATATTGACGGGTCCGGAGTGTCGTCGGAGGCGGACGGCTCGGGAGAAGTTTGCGATTGTTCGGGCATCGCTGGAGCCGGGTGCGGTGATAGCGGATGTTGCGCGGCGGTTTGGGGTGACGCGTCAGCAGGTGTATCAATGGCGATCGGATTTCCGGTCCGGGATTTTGCCGGCACCAGCCGAAGGCGCGGCGGTTTTTGCGCAGGTGGCATTGAGTGGTGGCGAGATAACTGATGCTGTCAGCACGGGCGCGGTTTCAGAGACGGTGGAGGTTCGCCTGCATGGCGGTCGTGTGCTGGTCGTCCCCTTGACGATCGAGCGCCGGCGGCTGCAGGCCCTGATCCGGACGGTAGAGGCGTCATGA
- the tnpB gene encoding IS66 family insertion sequence element accessory protein TnpB — MIGPGTGVRVYLACGVTDMRKGIQGLAAAAQQVIQQDPCSGAVFGFRGRRGDRIKLLYWDTQGFCLYYKVLEHGRFPWPSPADGMVHLTSAQLAMLWEGIDWRRPVWSSPPSRF; from the coding sequence ATGATCGGGCCGGGCACGGGTGTGCGGGTCTATCTGGCCTGCGGGGTCACCGACATGCGCAAGGGGATCCAGGGCCTGGCGGCTGCGGCGCAACAGGTCATTCAGCAGGATCCGTGCTCAGGCGCGGTGTTCGGCTTTCGTGGACGTCGAGGTGACCGGATCAAGCTGCTTTATTGGGACACCCAGGGTTTCTGCCTCTATTACAAGGTGCTGGAGCATGGCCGCTTTCCCTGGCCGTCGCCCGCCGACGGCATGGTTCATCTCACCTCGGCGCAATTGGCCATGTTGTGGGAGGGAATCGACTGGCGCCGGCCAGTTTGGTCATCCCCGCCATCGCGATTTTGA
- a CDS encoding TraM recognition domain-containing protein — translation MKWRAQIDRENQEDDSLPEEYPDWPVTFYLDEMPQLGYMRIIEDAVAITRSYRIRLWLFAQDMAQLREVYPKWQSLLANCRCKIFFRPNDVDTAKDIADILGMRKDIWGGEDWVASPQKLMGREFREDAVIFQDGLMIRSRMTAPAHENPGLQAWIAEQKADFGEEVIRAPRAEPPAAPLPGDIPPPDPSAPDGSGAIADTPKSEGSVRISC, via the coding sequence ATCAAATGGCGGGCACAAATTGATCGGGAAAACCAGGAAGACGACAGCCTGCCGGAGGAATACCCTGATTGGCCGGTGACCTTCTATCTCGATGAAATGCCCCAGCTTGGCTATATGCGCATCATTGAGGATGCCGTGGCCATCACCCGCAGCTATCGCATTCGGCTGTGGCTGTTCGCCCAAGACATGGCGCAGCTCAGGGAAGTTTACCCGAAATGGCAAAGCCTCCTCGCCAACTGCCGCTGCAAGATTTTCTTCAGACCGAATGACGTGGACACAGCGAAAGACATCGCCGACATCCTCGGTATGCGGAAAGACATCTGGGGCGGCGAGGATTGGGTCGCCTCCCCGCAGAAACTCATGGGAAGGGAATTCCGTGAGGATGCAGTGATCTTTCAGGACGGCTTGATGATCCGCTCCCGCATGACCGCACCCGCCCATGAAAACCCCGGCCTTCAGGCATGGATCGCCGAACAGAAAGCCGATTTTGGCGAAGAGGTCATTCGGGCACCCCGTGCCGAACCGCCCGCCGCTCCCCTGCCGGGCGACATACCGCCCCCGGACCCGTCAGCACCTGACGGCAGCGGGGCAATCGCCGACACCCCCAAAAGTGAAGGCTCAGTTCGCATTAGCTGTTGA
- a CDS encoding IS1595 family transposase, whose amino-acid sequence MLVARDRTGSTRAAVLADRSADAIDAAIGASLPADGVLCTDSHAAFRLVADRHGIHHEPVNSRQGEHVRDRSWHIQNANARHSRLKSWIAAFNGVATKKYLPNYLAWHHVLDKKPDVPDHREWLRLTINS is encoded by the coding sequence GTGCTGGTCGCCCGCGACCGCACCGGATCGACACGCGCGGCGGTTCTGGCCGACCGCAGTGCCGATGCCATCGACGCCGCCATCGGCGCCAGCCTGCCCGCCGACGGCGTCCTATGTACCGACAGCCACGCGGCCTTCCGCCTGGTTGCCGACCGCCACGGCATCCATCACGAGCCCGTCAACAGCCGCCAGGGCGAGCATGTCCGCGACAGAAGCTGGCACATCCAGAACGCCAACGCCCGCCACAGCCGCCTCAAGAGCTGGATCGCCGCCTTCAACGGCGTCGCCACGAAAAAATACCTGCCGAACTATCTGGCATGGCACCACGTGCTCGACAAAAAGCCCGATGTTCCGGACCATCGTGAATGGCTGCGGTTGACCATCAACAGCTAA
- a CDS encoding type II toxin-antitoxin system CcdA family antitoxin — METATKRKTSLTLDADALDAAREFGVNVSAVAEEALRRAVADARQRRWIEENREAFAAQAEWHEQNGHPLADIMAGPAHTTWSN, encoded by the coding sequence ATGGAAACGGCGACGAAACGAAAAACATCTCTGACACTTGATGCCGATGCACTCGATGCAGCGCGGGAGTTCGGCGTGAATGTCTCGGCAGTTGCCGAGGAGGCTCTTCGCCGCGCCGTTGCAGATGCCCGCCAACGCCGCTGGATCGAGGAAAACCGTGAGGCGTTTGCAGCACAAGCTGAGTGGCACGAGCAAAATGGTCATCCCTTGGCAGATATTATGGCAGGGCCGGCGCACACAACATGGAGCAACTGA
- a CDS encoding CcdB family protein, whose translation MEQLRRFDIAVHRNVMMVVIESELLPQDPAVVVIPLLRDYPAVRHLNPAIRVGDEHLVLATRLIGAVRRASLRRVGNASEQGNEITRAVDVLMIGV comes from the coding sequence ATGGAGCAACTGAGACGCTTCGATATAGCAGTTCATCGAAATGTCATGATGGTCGTTATCGAAAGCGAGCTTCTTCCACAGGATCCGGCGGTTGTCGTTATACCGTTGCTACGCGATTATCCCGCCGTCCGGCATCTGAACCCTGCAATACGGGTCGGAGATGAACATCTGGTGTTGGCCACGCGGCTTATCGGAGCAGTTCGGCGCGCGAGTTTGAGGCGTGTGGGAAATGCTTCGGAGCAAGGAAATGAAATCACACGAGCCGTCGACGTCTTGATGATAGGAGTCTAG
- the gyrA gene encoding DNA gyrase subunit A yields the protein MKRSYLDYAMSVIVSRALPDVRDGLKPVQRRILYAMRANGYDIGKPHRKSALIVGDVMGKYHPHGDSAIYDAMVRLAQDFSMRLVLIDGQGNFGSMDNDPPAAMRYTEARLARPAAALLDDIDKDTVDWRPNYDESIEEPTVLPAQFPNLLANGAGGIAVGMATNIPPHNLGELIDACVTMIEKPDMDVVELMEIIQGPDFPTGGIILGRAGIHQAYSTGRGSIIVRGKAGIEEIRKDRQAIIVTEVPYQVNKARMVERIAEVVREKRVEGIADLRDESDRHGVRVVVEVKRDADADVVLNQLYKFTPLQTSFGINMVALNGGRPMVMNLAEVLQAFLEFREQVILRRTAFDLAKARDRAHVLVGLAVAVANIDEIIALIRAAPDPATARANLLARVWPAENILPLLRLVEPAKDGEEDASTYQLSETQAQAILDLRLHRLTGLEREKITDELTEIAKKIEELLLILNDRGRLLEVMREELLSVKERFADPRRTFIDTDAEIDIDIEDLIPREDMVVTVTMKGYIKRVPLSTYRAQRRGGKGRAGMKTHEDDFVSRMFVANTHTPVLFFSSLGRVYKLKVYKLPLGNPQARGKAMINLFPHLSEGETITAILPLPEDEETWGELSAFFATASGKVRRNALSDFTRVPVNGKIAMGLDDADRLIAVDVCDDDHDVLLAMAGGKAIRFPVSSVRVFKSRSSEGVRGVDLAAGDEVISMSIIDHVEATSEERDDYCRVSGAMRRGDSDVPALQAIDRSRFEEMRSREQILLTITINGYGKRSSAFEYRVTNRGGQGIINIETSERNGMVAATFPVDDGDQVMLTTDKGKMIRIPVGGIRVAGRNTQGVTLFHTDADEHIVSAARLTETDEGDSEELDSDG from the coding sequence ATGAAGCGCTCCTACCTCGATTACGCCATGAGCGTGATCGTCAGCCGTGCGCTTCCCGATGTCCGCGACGGCCTCAAGCCGGTGCAGCGCCGCATCCTCTACGCGATGCGCGCGAATGGCTACGATATCGGCAAGCCGCATCGCAAGTCGGCACTGATCGTCGGCGATGTGATGGGCAAGTACCACCCGCATGGCGACAGTGCGATCTACGATGCGATGGTGCGCCTCGCCCAGGATTTCTCGATGCGCCTCGTGCTCATCGACGGCCAGGGCAATTTCGGCTCGATGGACAACGATCCGCCGGCGGCAATGCGCTACACCGAGGCACGACTTGCGCGTCCGGCAGCGGCCCTGCTCGATGATATCGACAAGGACACGGTCGACTGGCGACCGAACTATGACGAGTCGATCGAGGAACCGACGGTCCTCCCGGCGCAGTTTCCCAACCTGCTGGCCAATGGTGCCGGCGGCATTGCCGTCGGCATGGCGACCAACATCCCGCCACACAATCTGGGCGAGCTGATCGACGCCTGCGTGACGATGATCGAAAAGCCCGACATGGATGTGGTCGAGCTCATGGAGATCATCCAGGGACCGGATTTTCCCACGGGTGGCATCATTCTCGGTCGTGCGGGCATTCACCAGGCGTATTCGACCGGCCGCGGCAGCATCATCGTCCGCGGCAAGGCGGGGATCGAGGAGATCCGCAAGGATCGTCAGGCGATCATCGTCACCGAGGTGCCCTATCAGGTCAACAAGGCGCGCATGGTCGAGCGCATCGCCGAGGTGGTGCGCGAGAAGCGGGTCGAGGGTATCGCGGACCTGCGCGACGAGAGCGACCGCCACGGCGTGCGCGTGGTCGTGGAGGTCAAGCGCGACGCCGACGCCGATGTGGTCTTGAACCAGCTCTACAAGTTCACACCGCTGCAGACGAGCTTCGGCATCAACATGGTGGCGCTGAACGGCGGCCGGCCGATGGTGATGAACCTCGCCGAGGTGCTGCAGGCGTTCCTCGAATTCCGCGAGCAGGTGATCCTCAGGCGCACCGCCTTCGATCTGGCCAAGGCCCGCGACCGGGCGCATGTGCTGGTCGGGCTTGCCGTCGCCGTCGCCAACATCGACGAGATCATCGCGCTGATCCGCGCCGCGCCCGATCCGGCGACCGCCAGGGCCAACCTGCTGGCGCGCGTCTGGCCGGCGGAGAACATCCTGCCGCTTCTTCGCCTCGTTGAGCCCGCGAAGGACGGCGAGGAGGATGCTTCGACCTACCAGTTGAGCGAAACCCAGGCCCAGGCGATTCTCGATCTGAGATTGCATCGCCTTACCGGTCTCGAACGCGAGAAGATCACCGACGAGCTCACCGAGATTGCGAAGAAGATCGAGGAGCTGCTGCTGATTCTCAACGATCGGGGCCGTCTGCTCGAAGTGATGCGCGAGGAGCTATTGTCGGTGAAGGAGCGCTTTGCCGATCCGCGCCGCACCTTCATCGACACGGATGCCGAGATCGATATCGACATCGAGGACCTGATTCCCCGCGAGGACATGGTCGTCACGGTGACGATGAAGGGCTACATCAAGCGCGTGCCCCTTTCGACCTATCGTGCCCAGCGGCGCGGCGGCAAGGGTCGGGCCGGCATGAAGACCCATGAGGACGATTTCGTCAGTCGCATGTTCGTTGCCAACACCCACACGCCGGTGCTGTTCTTTTCTTCGCTCGGGCGTGTGTACAAGCTCAAGGTCTACAAGCTGCCGCTGGGAAATCCACAGGCGCGCGGCAAGGCGATGATCAACCTGTTCCCGCACCTGTCCGAGGGCGAGACAATCACCGCCATCCTGCCGTTGCCCGAGGACGAGGAAACCTGGGGCGAGTTGTCCGCCTTCTTCGCGACGGCATCGGGCAAGGTCCGCCGCAACGCCCTTTCCGATTTCACCCGCGTTCCGGTCAACGGCAAGATCGCCATGGGCCTCGACGACGCCGACCGCCTGATCGCCGTCGATGTCTGTGACGACGACCACGACGTGCTTCTGGCCATGGCTGGCGGCAAGGCCATCCGCTTCCCCGTTTCCAGCGTGCGGGTTTTCAAGTCGCGCAGCTCGGAAGGGGTTCGCGGTGTCGACCTTGCAGCAGGTGACGAAGTTATCTCCATGTCGATTATCGACCATGTGGAGGCGACCAGCGAGGAACGCGATGACTACTGCCGTGTTTCGGGCGCCATGCGTCGCGGCGACAGTGATGTGCCGGCCCTGCAGGCCATCGACCGGTCCCGCTTCGAGGAGATGCGTTCCCGTGAGCAGATCCTGCTGACCATCACGATCAACGGTTATGGCAAGCGCAGCTCGGCCTTCGAGTACCGCGTCACCAATCGTGGCGGGCAGGGCATCATCAATATCGAGACCTCCGAGCGCAACGGCATGGTCGCGGCCACCTTCCCGGTGGATGACGGCGACCAGGTCATGCTGACCACCGACAAGGGCAAGATGATCCGCATCCCCGTGGGCGGGATCCGGGTGGCAGGGCGCAATACCCAGGGTGTCACGCTGTTTCACACCGATGCCGATGAGCATATCGTCTCGGCCGCCCGTCTCACGGAAACGGACGAGGGCGACAGCGAGGAGCTCGACAGCGATGGCTGA
- a CDS encoding aminoacyl-tRNA hydrolase: MKLVVGLGNPGDRYQRHRHNVGFMVLDSVVEAFRLPGWRRKFQSQSTDGQLGNQRVLLLKPQTYMNESGRAVAEAARFHRVAPENIIVLHDELDLAPGKVRVKLGGGVAGHNGLRSIAACIGTPEFRRVRIGIGHPGHKDRVLSHVLGDFSKTDRDWLAPLLEAITQAIPLVVDGNDADFMNKVALLINPRPAKPPRATTERPPKGDVGPS, translated from the coding sequence TTGAAGCTCGTTGTCGGACTGGGAAATCCGGGCGACCGATACCAGAGACACCGGCATAATGTCGGCTTCATGGTTCTGGATTCGGTTGTCGAGGCATTCCGCCTGCCGGGCTGGCGCAGGAAGTTCCAGAGCCAGTCGACCGATGGCCAGCTAGGGAACCAGAGGGTCCTGCTGCTGAAGCCGCAGACCTACATGAACGAATCGGGACGTGCCGTCGCCGAAGCGGCCCGTTTTCATCGTGTGGCTCCCGAGAACATCATCGTCCTGCACGATGAACTCGATCTCGCTCCGGGCAAGGTGCGGGTCAAGCTGGGCGGCGGTGTTGCCGGTCACAACGGACTGCGCAGCATCGCTGCCTGCATCGGCACTCCGGAGTTTCGCCGGGTAAGGATAGGAATCGGTCACCCGGGCCACAAGGATCGGGTCTTGAGCCATGTGCTCGGCGACTTCTCCAAGACGGACCGGGACTGGCTGGCCCCCCTTCTCGAAGCGATCACCCAGGCCATACCGCTTGTCGTCGATGGCAATGACGCGGACTTCATGAACAAGGTCGCCCTGCTCATCAACCCCCGCCCGGCAAAACCACCTCGTGCCACCACCGAAAGGCCCCCGAAAGGCGACGTCGGACCGTCCTGA
- a CDS encoding 50S ribosomal protein L25/general stress protein Ctc, with amino-acid sequence MSDTVSLIYVPRERTGKGGARALRREGWLPAIVYGGKGEPAKIAVSDREIRRQLDMNPRFFSSVVELHDDGKNKIRVVPREAQLHPVSDFPLHVDFMRAAKGATITLEIPVHFLNEETCPGIKRGGVLNIVRREIELVCPIDHIPEAIEVDLATCEIGDSVHISHITLPADVTPTITDRDFTICTVVGRGPSGGEEGDEAEEEEEGGDEE; translated from the coding sequence ATGTCCGATACCGTTTCCCTGATCTACGTGCCCCGCGAGCGTACCGGCAAGGGTGGCGCGCGCGCGCTCCGTCGCGAAGGCTGGCTGCCCGCCATTGTCTATGGTGGCAAGGGCGAGCCCGCCAAGATTGCCGTCTCCGACCGCGAAATCCGCCGCCAGCTCGACATGAACCCCCGGTTCTTCAGCTCGGTGGTCGAGTTGCACGACGATGGCAAGAACAAGATCCGCGTGGTTCCGCGCGAGGCCCAGCTTCATCCGGTCAGTGATTTTCCATTGCATGTCGATTTCATGCGGGCCGCCAAGGGTGCGACGATCACCCTGGAAATCCCGGTCCACTTCCTCAACGAGGAAACCTGTCCGGGCATCAAGCGGGGCGGTGTGCTCAACATCGTGCGCCGCGAGATCGAGCTGGTTTGCCCGATCGACCATATCCCCGAGGCCATCGAGGTCGATCTGGCCACGTGCGAAATCGGTGATTCCGTGCACATCAGCCATATCACCCTGCCTGCCGACGTGACGCCGACGATCACCGATCGCGACTTCACCATCTGCACCGTCGTCGGCCGCGGGCCGAGCGGCGGCGAGGAAGGCGACGAGGCCGAGGAGGAAGAAGAGGGCGGCGACGAAGAGTAG
- a CDS encoding ribose-phosphate pyrophosphokinase produces MKLLAGNSNRPLAEAIADYLHVELTRATVHRFADMEVFVEIHENVRGEDVFIVQSTSYPANDNLMELLVCIDALRRASARRITAVIPYFGYARQDRKSGSRTPISAKLVSNLITEAGANRVLTMELHAGQIQGFFDIPVDNLYTTPLLSPDIANNLGIDDLMIVSPDVGGVARARGLAKRLDAPLAIIDKRRERAGVSEVMHVIGDCTGKHCVLVDDIIDSGGTLCNAADALLQAGARSVQAYVTHGVLSGGAVAKVAASSLDRLVLTDSIRPTEGVRVTDKIRVLSVAQLIGEAISRISSESSVSSLFD; encoded by the coding sequence ATGAAGCTTCTCGCCGGGAACAGTAACAGGCCCTTGGCCGAAGCTATTGCCGATTACCTGCACGTCGAACTCACCCGTGCCACGGTACACCGGTTTGCCGACATGGAGGTATTTGTCGAAATCCACGAAAACGTACGTGGCGAGGATGTCTTCATCGTCCAGTCGACGTCCTACCCGGCGAATGACAACCTGATGGAGCTGCTTGTCTGCATCGACGCCCTGCGCCGTGCGTCGGCACGCCGGATCACCGCCGTCATTCCCTATTTCGGCTATGCGCGTCAGGATCGCAAATCCGGTTCGCGTACGCCGATTTCGGCCAAGCTCGTGTCGAACCTGATCACCGAGGCCGGCGCCAACCGCGTCCTGACGATGGAACTTCATGCCGGCCAGATCCAGGGATTCTTCGACATCCCGGTGGACAATCTCTACACGACGCCGCTGCTGTCGCCCGACATCGCCAACAATCTGGGTATTGACGACCTGATGATCGTCTCACCGGACGTTGGCGGCGTCGCCAGGGCGCGCGGTCTGGCCAAGCGGCTTGACGCACCTTTGGCGATCATCGACAAGCGGCGTGAACGTGCGGGCGTTTCGGAAGTCATGCATGTCATCGGCGACTGTACCGGCAAGCACTGCGTTCTCGTTGATGACATCATCGACAGTGGTGGAACGCTTTGCAATGCCGCCGATGCGCTGTTGCAGGCAGGCGCCCGCTCGGTACAGGCCTATGTAACACACGGCGTGTTGTCGGGAGGGGCCGTGGCCAAGGTGGCTGCCAGCTCGCTCGACCGGCTGGTCCTGACCGACAGCATCCGGCCGACGGAGGGTGTCCGTGTGACCGACAAGATTCGCGTGTTGTCGGTGGCCCAACTGATCGGCGAAGCAATCAGCCGGATTTCCTCGGAAAGCTCGGTATCGAGTCTTTTCGACTAA
- a CDS encoding transglutaminase-like cysteine peptidase, with amino-acid sequence MIFRILFATAILLVAPWRTCHAIPPVALSGTIELRVEAGHLWSKWRALQKKIDKERATYIACRNDSARCPNKATRRWLSLSRRQTGRIALASIEEINRFINLHPYRSDLRQFGKSDYWASPLEFLGRGGDCDDYAIAKYVALANLGVSSDTLRMAVVKDEATDSVHAVVTLFRDRQYLLLDNLDDKLVPDTSRPNYVPMFSFSADGMWQHLPQGLLLSREYPHDDGPLLQQFASIEPCLVPPACYVKDW; translated from the coding sequence ATGATTTTCAGAATCCTGTTTGCGACAGCCATCCTGCTGGTCGCGCCGTGGCGGACCTGTCACGCTATCCCACCCGTCGCGCTGTCGGGCACGATCGAACTGAGGGTCGAAGCTGGCCACTTGTGGTCAAAATGGCGGGCATTGCAGAAAAAGATCGACAAGGAGCGGGCGACCTACATCGCCTGCCGCAACGATTCCGCCCGCTGTCCCAACAAGGCGACACGGCGCTGGCTTTCCCTCTCGCGCCGCCAGACAGGCCGTATTGCGCTCGCTTCCATCGAGGAAATCAACCGTTTCATCAACCTTCATCCCTACAGGTCGGACCTTCGGCAGTTCGGCAAGAGCGACTACTGGGCGAGCCCGCTCGAGTTCCTGGGACGCGGCGGCGATTGTGACGACTACGCCATCGCAAAATATGTGGCACTGGCCAATCTCGGGGTTTCAAGCGACACCCTGCGGATGGCAGTCGTCAAGGACGAGGCCACGGATAGCGTACATGCCGTGGTAACCCTGTTTCGGGACCGGCAATATCTCCTTCTCGACAATCTGGATGACAAGCTTGTGCCCGACACGTCCCGGCCCAACTATGTTCCCATGTTCTCGTTCTCAGCCGATGGCATGTGGCAGCATCTTCCCCAGGGACTGCTGCTTTCGCGCGAATATCCGCATGACGATGGGCCACTCCTGCAGCAGTTCGCAAGCATCGAGCCCTGCCTGGTGCCACCGGCCTGTTACGTGAAAGACTGGTAG